One genomic segment of Dehalogenimonas alkenigignens includes these proteins:
- the polA gene encoding DNA polymerase I, translating into MSKPRLVLFDASALVHRAFHAFAHGRQLMVSKTGEVTSAVFGFANILLKVLSDLKPDCYAIAFDRKGPTFRHEMAEEYKAHRPPTPPELIAQMGRVRQLVDAFDMPVFEQQGFEADDLLGTLARRAAKAGAEVVIVTGDADAMQLVDDEVKVLYPKPGGTFSDTKLYGAADVMEKFGVPPHRVADYKALVGDPSDNIAGVPGIGTKTAVKLLSEFDGIEEIYQNIELVKPEKTRELLRREEAAARRSLKLATIVTDLPIEFDIEACRIARFESTKVIPLLRELEFTSLINRLPRVSTVSSAAADGRSTGSRTPLAPNISSVECRYTLIDTPEKLADLANKLAKSTRFALDTETTGLDTLTSELVGLSIALSPGNAFYLPVGHVGVEGVQLELSEVKKVIGPVFADRKIAKIAHNAKFDLQILRTSGFTVSGLEFDTMLAAHLLGEKAPGLKNLASTHLGVEMTPITELIGEGKSQICISRCGLRQTAEYACADADMTIRLAEHLEPQLKEQNQWKLFTEVEMPLVPLIMDMERSGITLDIKRLGKMSIEIGEALKAIENDVYSIAGHEFNIASPKQLGDVLFGELHLPAGRKTKTGFCTDAAVLDQLKDEHAIVGKILEYRTLAKLKSTYVDALPTMVSPCDGRLHTSFNQARTATGRLSSSDPNLQNIPIKGNLAREIRKAFIAPAGHVLLAADYSQIDLRALAHLSGDPDLIAAFKADEDIHTATAVRLYGVPREDVTKDMRRFAKTVNFGVIYGMSDYGLEQATEMSRQESQKFIATYFERYPGVAAYLGATKEKARSQGYVETILGRRRYIPDINASNRQVREAAERMAINMPVQGTSADIIKVAMLDVCREMNQRKLHSRLLLQVHDELIFEVPQHELIHMSELAPRLMAAAIKLDVPLKVDLKYGANWGEME; encoded by the coding sequence ATGAGCAAACCTCGTTTAGTGCTTTTTGATGCCTCGGCGCTGGTGCACCGGGCGTTCCACGCTTTCGCCCACGGGCGGCAGCTAATGGTATCGAAAACGGGAGAAGTGACCTCGGCGGTCTTCGGCTTCGCCAACATCCTCTTGAAAGTGCTGTCCGACTTGAAGCCAGACTGCTACGCCATCGCCTTCGACAGGAAGGGACCGACCTTCCGGCACGAAATGGCCGAGGAGTACAAGGCTCACCGCCCGCCGACACCTCCAGAGCTTATCGCCCAGATGGGCCGCGTCCGGCAGTTGGTGGACGCCTTCGACATGCCGGTCTTCGAGCAGCAGGGTTTTGAAGCCGACGATTTACTGGGCACCCTGGCACGGCGGGCGGCAAAAGCCGGCGCAGAGGTGGTCATCGTCACCGGCGACGCCGATGCCATGCAACTCGTTGACGACGAGGTGAAAGTCCTGTACCCAAAGCCCGGCGGCACTTTCTCCGATACAAAGTTATACGGCGCCGCAGATGTTATGGAAAAATTCGGCGTGCCGCCCCATCGAGTCGCCGATTACAAAGCCCTGGTCGGCGACCCTTCCGACAACATCGCCGGAGTGCCGGGCATCGGGACCAAGACGGCGGTAAAGCTGCTTTCCGAGTTCGACGGCATCGAAGAGATCTATCAAAACATCGAACTGGTGAAACCCGAGAAGACCCGAGAACTATTGCGACGTGAGGAAGCGGCGGCGCGGCGGAGCCTGAAGCTAGCAACGATAGTCACCGATTTACCGATAGAATTCGACATCGAGGCGTGCCGGATTGCCCGCTTCGAAAGCACCAAGGTCATCCCGCTTTTACGCGAATTGGAATTCACCAGCCTGATCAACCGGCTACCCAGGGTTAGTACCGTATCTTCCGCCGCCGCAGACGGTCGATCCACTGGATCGCGAACACCTTTGGCCCCGAATATTTCGTCCGTCGAATGCCGCTATACTCTGATAGACACGCCGGAGAAGCTGGCCGACCTGGCCAACAAGCTGGCGAAATCAACGAGATTTGCCCTGGACACGGAAACGACAGGCCTCGACACCCTGACTTCGGAACTGGTGGGCTTGTCGATCGCCCTGTCGCCGGGCAATGCCTTCTACCTGCCGGTTGGGCACGTTGGCGTTGAAGGAGTGCAACTCGAACTGTCCGAGGTGAAGAAAGTCATCGGACCGGTGTTCGCAGACAGGAAGATCGCCAAGATAGCCCACAACGCCAAGTTCGACCTGCAGATACTGCGGACATCGGGCTTTACCGTCTCCGGCCTGGAATTCGACACCATGCTAGCGGCACATCTCCTTGGCGAGAAGGCGCCGGGACTTAAGAACCTTGCATCAACCCACCTCGGCGTAGAGATGACGCCGATCACCGAGCTCATCGGCGAGGGCAAGAGCCAAATATGCATCTCCCGCTGCGGGCTGCGGCAGACAGCGGAGTACGCCTGCGCCGACGCGGACATGACCATCCGCCTGGCCGAGCACCTGGAGCCACAACTCAAGGAGCAGAACCAATGGAAACTCTTTACCGAGGTGGAGATGCCGCTGGTGCCATTAATTATGGATATGGAGCGCTCAGGCATCACCCTTGACATTAAGCGCTTAGGAAAAATGTCAATCGAAATCGGAGAAGCCCTCAAGGCAATTGAGAACGACGTCTATTCCATAGCCGGGCACGAGTTTAATATCGCCTCGCCGAAGCAACTCGGCGATGTTCTTTTCGGCGAACTGCACCTGCCAGCCGGGCGGAAGACCAAGACCGGTTTCTGCACCGACGCCGCGGTCCTTGACCAACTGAAGGACGAGCATGCCATTGTCGGTAAGATTCTCGAATACCGTACCCTGGCCAAGCTGAAGTCCACCTATGTCGACGCTCTGCCGACAATGGTGTCGCCGTGCGACGGGCGGCTGCACACCAGCTTCAACCAGGCGCGTACCGCCACCGGTCGCCTGTCATCGTCCGATCCCAACCTGCAGAACATCCCGATCAAGGGAAATTTGGCCAGGGAAATCCGGAAAGCTTTCATCGCCCCTGCCGGTCACGTGCTGCTGGCGGCCGACTATTCCCAGATCGACCTAAGAGCGCTAGCCCACCTGTCCGGCGATCCGGACCTGATTGCCGCTTTCAAAGCTGACGAGGACATTCATACCGCTACCGCAGTACGGCTGTACGGCGTACCCAGAGAGGACGTCACTAAGGACATGCGCCGCTTTGCCAAGACGGTCAATTTCGGCGTTATCTACGGCATGAGCGACTACGGCCTGGAGCAGGCGACCGAAATGTCGCGCCAGGAATCCCAGAAGTTCATCGCCACCTATTTCGAGCGCTACCCCGGCGTGGCTGCCTACCTAGGGGCGACCAAGGAGAAGGCTCGGTCACAGGGGTATGTCGAGACCATTCTTGGCCGCCGCCGCTATATACCGGACATTAATGCCTCAAACCGCCAGGTGCGGGAAGCGGCGGAGCGCATGGCCATCAATATGCCGGTGCAGGGGACATCGGCGGACATCATCAAGGTTGCCATGCTTGACGTCTGTCGGGAAATGAACCAGCGCAAGCTCCACAGCCGGTTGCTGTTGCAGGTGCATGATGAACTCATTTTCGAAGTGCCGCAGCATGAACTCATCCACATGTCGGAGTTAGCGCCGCGGCTGATGGCGGCGGCAATCAAGCTCGACGTACCTCTGAAGGTGGACCTCAAATACGGCGCCAACTGGGGCGAGATGGAATAG
- a CDS encoding DUF4342 domain-containing protein — MSTEKFSISGEKVVGKVKDLIRQGNIRRVRLIHEGKAIIDIPLSVGAPVAAVGILAAPLLAAVGAFAALVTECTIEVEKVDESPA; from the coding sequence ATGTCAACTGAAAAATTCAGCATTTCCGGAGAGAAAGTTGTCGGTAAGGTAAAAGACTTGATCCGCCAGGGCAATATACGGCGGGTTCGATTAATCCATGAGGGTAAAGCAATTATCGATATTCCACTTTCTGTCGGAGCACCAGTAGCCGCGGTGGGCATCCTCGCGGCACCGCTTCTGGCCGCTGTTGGCGCCTTCGCGGCGCTGGTTACCGAATGCACTATCGAGGTCGAAAAGGTAGACGAGTCACCGGCATAA
- a CDS encoding response regulator: MKTTIVLADDHAIVRRGIKALLEYEPDFHVVAEASDGAAALLLIENHRPHILVTDLSMPNLSGIQLLKIIKEKKLPVRSVVLSTYGDTPYVLDSIEAGAYGYVLKEAGVEHLVTAIREAQSGRRYLSPPLSETIAVN; the protein is encoded by the coding sequence GTGAAGACCACAATAGTTCTGGCCGATGATCATGCTATCGTAAGACGGGGTATTAAAGCTTTACTGGAATATGAACCGGACTTCCACGTTGTGGCTGAGGCGAGTGACGGGGCTGCGGCACTTTTATTGATTGAAAACCACCGCCCACATATTCTTGTCACAGACCTTTCTATGCCCAACCTTTCAGGGATCCAACTCCTCAAAATTATTAAGGAGAAAAAACTGCCGGTCAGATCGGTGGTGCTTTCCACTTACGGGGATACTCCTTACGTCCTTGATTCTATTGAAGCCGGAGCATATGGTTATGTTCTCAAGGAAGCGGGGGTGGAGCACCTGGTGACCGCAATCCGTGAGGCTCAATCCGGCCGGCGGTACCTCAGCCCGCCGTTATCTGAAACGATAGCGGTGAACTGA
- a CDS encoding helix-turn-helix domain-containing protein, translating to MSIGDRIRRKRIGLRLTQLDLAKQLGITPQHVSAIEKNHRLPSIEILDKLAEALGVSIDFLVNGHSSILQDLISSIQADRRLSQRARNTIFLMLEELYQKASPSEKRIIISYQKKLNRNAG from the coding sequence ATGTCAATCGGTGACAGGATTCGAAGAAAAAGAATCGGATTGAGGCTTACCCAACTGGATCTCGCAAAACAGCTGGGTATCACGCCGCAACACGTTTCAGCGATAGAAAAGAATCATCGCCTGCCTTCGATAGAGATCCTGGACAAGCTGGCCGAGGCACTTGGAGTCAGCATAGATTTTTTAGTAAACGGCCATTCGTCGATCCTTCAGGATCTGATCTCCTCGATTCAAGCGGACCGCCGCTTATCTCAGAGAGCGCGTAATACCATATTCTTAATGTTGGAAGAGCTGTACCAGAAAGCTTCTCCCTCAGAGAAAAGGATCATTATTAGTTACCAAAAGAAACTAAACAGAAACGCAGGTTAG
- a CDS encoding metal ABC transporter ATP-binding protein: protein MVSLAHVPDIAARGLTIGYNGVKVVDKINFELAEGQAIALIGTNGSGKSTLLKTIVGLLPQLGGDLQIFGDKPGRNPKRIAYLGQFHTSGFVMPLRAADVVSMGRYPRLGLMGRMNAEDRDIVRQSMAVMDVERLADAPLRALSGGQQQRIFLAQVLAHRADLLVLDEPTAGLDVGGRERYLQAIKDELCRGASVVVATHDVQDEAALCHQVMLLAHRVVALGPPDDVLTPQALLETFGIVIGGDQKRFTVLECVHPHHEHR, encoded by the coding sequence ATGGTTAGTCTGGCGCACGTCCCTGACATCGCCGCCCGCGGCCTGACCATTGGCTATAATGGGGTCAAGGTCGTCGATAAAATCAATTTCGAACTGGCAGAAGGGCAGGCCATCGCCCTCATCGGCACCAACGGCTCAGGCAAGTCGACACTGCTGAAAACCATAGTAGGATTACTGCCTCAGCTGGGCGGTGATCTTCAGATTTTCGGTGACAAACCCGGCCGCAACCCCAAACGCATCGCTTACCTGGGGCAGTTCCACACTTCAGGCTTCGTTATGCCGCTCAGGGCTGCCGATGTTGTTAGCATGGGCCGCTACCCCCGATTAGGGCTTATGGGCCGGATGAACGCCGAGGACCGAGATATCGTCCGCCAATCGATGGCGGTCATGGATGTGGAGAGGCTGGCCGACGCCCCGCTGCGTGCCCTGTCCGGCGGCCAACAGCAGCGCATTTTTCTTGCCCAGGTGCTGGCCCACCGGGCCGATCTTTTAGTTCTGGACGAGCCGACGGCCGGCTTGGATGTCGGCGGGCGGGAACGTTACCTGCAGGCCATCAAGGATGAACTCTGCCGCGGCGCATCCGTCGTGGTAGCGACTCATGACGTTCAGGACGAGGCTGCGCTGTGTCACCAGGTAATGCTTCTGGCCCACCGCGTTGTCGCCCTTGGTCCGCCGGACGATGTGTTGACACCTCAAGCGCTGCTGGAGACCTTCGGCATCGTCATCGGCGGCGACCAGAAACGCTTCACCGTCCTTGAGTGCGTCCACCCCCACCATGAGCATCGGTGA
- a CDS encoding metal ABC transporter permease, with protein sequence MLDIFVVPFSDNQFMVQALLAGVLVSVACAIAGTFIVLRGLAFIGDALAHGVLPGIAVAMLLGFPGLLGAALGAAVMIGGVTLITQRSRLSSDTAIGLLFVGMLALGVVIVSRSSSFSGDLTRILFGELLGITPEGIVVQLIATLGIAAVAFICARPFMLLAFDPEQAQVAGFLSKKYHYLMLMLIAATIIISFQTVGTLLVFGLLIAPAGAGALLAPRIGTMMVWAAGFGTLSMYAGLLLSYHFNLAAGAAVILVATIIFFVVFTIQNLRTRTPSLPEHSEEATDG encoded by the coding sequence ATGCTAGATATTTTCGTCGTCCCGTTCTCAGATAACCAGTTTATGGTCCAGGCTTTGCTGGCTGGAGTCCTGGTGTCAGTTGCCTGCGCCATCGCCGGGACGTTCATCGTGCTGCGCGGACTGGCTTTTATAGGCGACGCTCTGGCTCACGGCGTTCTGCCTGGTATTGCCGTAGCAATGCTGTTGGGATTTCCCGGTCTGCTGGGCGCCGCTCTGGGAGCAGCAGTGATGATCGGAGGGGTAACCTTGATCACACAGCGCTCCCGCCTGTCCTCGGATACGGCCATCGGGCTCCTCTTCGTGGGGATGCTGGCCCTGGGTGTGGTTATTGTATCGCGCTCCAGTTCTTTCTCCGGTGACCTGACGCGCATCCTTTTCGGTGAACTTTTGGGAATAACCCCGGAAGGCATCGTGGTCCAACTCATCGCCACGCTTGGCATTGCCGCTGTCGCCTTTATCTGCGCCCGCCCTTTCATGCTGCTGGCTTTCGACCCGGAGCAGGCCCAGGTGGCCGGCTTTTTGTCAAAAAAATACCATTACCTGATGCTAATGCTCATCGCCGCCACTATCATCATTTCCTTCCAGACGGTGGGGACGCTCCTGGTTTTCGGACTACTCATTGCGCCAGCCGGGGCGGGGGCGCTTCTAGCCCCGCGCATCGGCACCATGATGGTATGGGCGGCCGGTTTCGGGACGCTATCTATGTACGCCGGCCTGCTTCTGAGCTACCATTTCAATCTGGCCGCCGGGGCTGCCGTCATACTGGTGGCCACGATTATTTTCTTCGTCGTCTTCACCATCCAGAATCTTCGGACCCGCACGCCGTCCCTGCCGGAGCACTCGGAGGAGGCAACCGATGGTTAG
- the lgt gene encoding prolipoprotein diacylglyceryl transferase, whose protein sequence is MSFELGPFTIHLYGLMLALGALAAVAVAYIEAKRRGEDPEQLFNMALIVIPLGVVGARAYHVIDRWDFYSANPSQIIGGEGLGIFGAVAGGALGVIIYTAWKGLSTLRWCDILAPGLILAQSIGRWGNYFNQELYGYPTDLPWGIPISPENRLPGFEEFTHFHPMFFYESSLNLLGFIALITAGLKFKDRLKDGDIMLMYFIWYGVVRFFLEGFKPEVWTLSGVPTARWIAGAAVVIGVTLFWYRYRRTKIQNSNFGIRNKSE, encoded by the coding sequence ATGTCTTTCGAACTGGGGCCGTTCACTATCCACCTGTACGGGCTGATGTTGGCACTGGGAGCACTGGCCGCCGTGGCCGTGGCTTATATCGAGGCCAAGCGTCGCGGCGAAGACCCGGAGCAGTTGTTCAACATGGCACTTATCGTTATCCCGCTTGGTGTTGTTGGCGCCCGGGCATACCACGTCATCGACCGCTGGGACTTCTACTCCGCAAATCCGAGCCAGATAATCGGCGGCGAGGGATTGGGCATCTTCGGCGCGGTTGCCGGCGGCGCCCTGGGCGTCATCATCTACACCGCCTGGAAGGGTCTATCGACGCTGCGCTGGTGCGATATACTGGCGCCGGGTCTAATCTTAGCCCAGAGCATCGGGCGGTGGGGCAACTACTTCAACCAGGAACTCTACGGCTATCCCACCGACCTGCCGTGGGGCATTCCCATCAGCCCCGAGAACCGACTGCCCGGCTTTGAGGAGTTCACCCATTTCCACCCAATGTTTTTCTACGAATCTTCATTGAACCTCCTCGGTTTTATCGCTTTGATAACCGCCGGGCTTAAGTTTAAAGACAGGCTCAAAGACGGCGACATCATGCTCATGTATTTCATCTGGTACGGCGTGGTGCGTTTCTTCCTGGAGGGATTCAAGCCAGAGGTCTGGACCCTGAGTGGTGTGCCCACCGCCCGCTGGATCGCCGGTGCCGCGGTAGTCATCGGTGTCACTTTGTTTTGGTACCGGTACCGCAGGACGAAAATCCAAAATTCGAATTTCGGAATTCGAAACAAGTCTGAATAA
- a CDS encoding metal ABC transporter substrate-binding protein, whose amino-acid sequence MKSRVIFVALLVASVVSGAAGCRPGIDDKAIVVTYSVLGSIVKDLVGGEAIVTVLIPDGSDPHQWEPSARDIERVNKAALVVRNGLSLEEGLESTMETAKNHGVRIFTATDHIQVRLVGKGEGIPGGDPDQQVGAPDPHFWVDPLAMKSVVTALAIELEAALGIDASARARNLEGRLEALHSEISSLVAVIPEANRKLVTGHESLGYFAQRYGFQLIGSVVPNLSSQAGISAADLATLIELVRSNQVKAVFTETGTSAVAVQQVATATGAVIVELSPASLPPDGSYFTFMHQLVVKIADALR is encoded by the coding sequence ATGAAATCCCGGGTCATCTTCGTGGCTCTTTTAGTCGCCAGCGTGGTTTCCGGCGCCGCCGGCTGCCGTCCCGGTATCGACGATAAAGCAATCGTCGTAACTTATTCGGTTCTCGGTTCAATCGTGAAGGACCTGGTCGGTGGCGAGGCAATCGTGACCGTCCTTATTCCTGACGGCTCCGATCCTCACCAATGGGAACCCTCAGCCCGAGACATCGAGCGGGTCAATAAAGCCGCCCTCGTCGTTCGAAACGGCCTCAGCCTCGAAGAAGGCCTGGAATCGACCATGGAGACCGCCAAAAATCATGGCGTCCGGATATTCACCGCAACTGACCATATCCAGGTACGACTCGTCGGGAAGGGCGAGGGAATCCCCGGCGGCGATCCGGACCAACAGGTCGGCGCCCCGGACCCGCATTTTTGGGTTGACCCGTTGGCTATGAAAAGCGTCGTTACCGCCTTGGCTATTGAACTCGAGGCAGCCCTAGGTATCGACGCCTCAGCCCGCGCTCGTAATCTTGAAGGACGACTTGAGGCTCTTCACTCAGAGATTTCCAGCTTGGTGGCTGTAATTCCCGAGGCAAACCGAAAACTGGTGACAGGCCACGAGTCTCTGGGCTATTTCGCCCAGCGCTATGGGTTCCAACTGATCGGCTCCGTCGTCCCCAACCTGTCATCTCAAGCCGGAATATCTGCCGCTGATCTGGCCACACTAATCGAGCTGGTGCGCTCAAATCAGGTCAAGGCAGTTTTTACCGAAACCGGTACTTCGGCGGTTGCCGTGCAACAGGTTGCCACCGCCACTGGGGCGGTGATTGTCGAACTTTCCCCCGCTAGCTTGCCACCAGACGGATCCTATTTTACCTTCATGCACCAGCTTGTTGTGAAGATCGCCGATGCACTCAGGTAG
- a CDS encoding Fur family transcriptional regulator, with protein MTNEHSVFQTLKAAGYKLTLQRRATVEAVCAAENPMTPQAFHAVISQNHPEIGVVTVYRTLDILKRLGLLCQFQLDGTAQRFKAGSLEHHHHLVCRCCGEVVDFGRCPLELETTLEKETGFRITDHRLEFAGVCRACQGKENQGPQSFSGNTGEPE; from the coding sequence ATGACTAACGAACACTCCGTTTTCCAAACGCTCAAAGCGGCAGGTTACAAGCTGACACTACAGCGACGGGCCACTGTCGAAGCGGTTTGCGCCGCCGAAAACCCAATGACACCCCAGGCTTTCCATGCCGTCATATCCCAAAACCACCCCGAAATCGGGGTGGTTACTGTTTACCGCACCCTAGATATTCTGAAGCGGCTGGGTTTGCTGTGCCAATTCCAGCTGGACGGCACAGCCCAGCGCTTCAAGGCGGGATCGCTGGAGCACCACCACCACCTGGTTTGCCGCTGTTGCGGTGAAGTGGTGGATTTCGGCCGTTGCCCGCTGGAGCTAGAGACGACTTTAGAAAAGGAAACCGGATTCCGTATTACCGACCATCGGCTGGAATTCGCGGGAGTCTGCCGGGCATGTCAGGGAAAAGAAAACCAAGGACCGCAGTCGTTCTCAGGTAATACAGGTGAACCGGAATGA
- a CDS encoding IS481 family transposase, translating into MKQIYVQSYYKRGYSRFMQYVYNILEHPQREAIEARLKIIEFCDKFGFEATKSAFGKSRATIYLWKHGLKQAGGRLSALAPGSRAPHNKRKRIVDPFIRSFIIRYRTEHPKADKVTITPILVAACKSAGIKPVSESTVGRIIHDLKEHGSLPKSTRLLMNAQTGGLKEWERQPVKKLRRKGFNPHQPGDLVQVDTVHLFVAGLKRYLFTAIDVRTRFAFAYTYSSNSSARGRDFLDKLITVTPFTVARVQTDNGSEFQKHFAQACQDKGLVHFFNYPKHPQSNGYLERFNRTIQEQFAYWHSDELDDPAVFNRSLMEYLLWYNAERPHRGIGKVPPLRYYLDNFVKNHEQSNMYWTLTVGCQFPG; encoded by the coding sequence GTGAAACAGATATATGTGCAAAGCTACTACAAACGCGGTTATAGTCGGTTCATGCAGTATGTCTATAACATCCTGGAGCATCCTCAACGGGAGGCGATCGAGGCAAGGCTCAAGATCATTGAGTTCTGTGATAAGTTTGGCTTTGAAGCCACCAAGAGCGCCTTTGGCAAGAGCCGCGCCACGATCTACCTCTGGAAGCACGGACTTAAGCAAGCCGGTGGCAGGCTCTCCGCCTTGGCTCCCGGCAGCCGCGCACCCCACAACAAGAGAAAGCGGATTGTAGATCCATTCATCCGGAGCTTCATCATCCGGTACCGGACCGAGCATCCCAAGGCTGATAAGGTGACTATCACTCCTATTCTGGTGGCGGCGTGTAAATCGGCTGGCATCAAACCTGTGTCTGAATCAACCGTAGGCCGCATCATTCACGATTTGAAAGAACACGGCAGCTTGCCCAAATCCACCAGGCTTCTGATGAACGCTCAGACTGGCGGTCTAAAAGAATGGGAACGGCAACCAGTCAAGAAGTTACGCCGGAAGGGCTTCAATCCTCACCAACCCGGGGACCTGGTACAGGTGGACACCGTCCATCTCTTTGTCGCTGGCCTCAAACGCTATCTGTTCACTGCCATTGATGTGCGCACCCGTTTTGCTTTTGCCTATACTTACTCCTCCAATTCCTCCGCTCGCGGCCGCGATTTCCTGGATAAGCTCATCACCGTGACGCCTTTCACCGTCGCTAGAGTCCAGACCGATAACGGCAGTGAATTCCAGAAGCACTTCGCCCAGGCCTGCCAGGATAAGGGACTGGTGCATTTCTTCAACTACCCCAAACACCCCCAGTCCAATGGCTATCTGGAGCGTTTCAACCGCACCATCCAGGAGCAGTTCGCCTACTGGCACTCCGATGAGTTGGATGATCCTGCAGTCTTCAATCGCTCCCTCATGGAATACCTGCTGTGGTACAACGCCGAAAGACCACACCGCGGTATTGGCAAAGTACCGCCTTTGAGATACTATCTGGATAACTTCGTGAAAAACCACGAGCAGTCCAATATGTACTGGACGCTTACAGTCGGTTGCCAATTTCCGGGCTAA